Proteins encoded together in one Orbaceae bacterium lpD01 window:
- the queF gene encoding preQ(1) synthase has translation MTNKSPITLLGNQSVHYPTHYSPDILETFENKHGDNDYFVKFNCPEFSSLCPITGQPDFAAIYISYVPNIYMVESKSLKLYLFSFRNQGDFHEDCINKIMKDLIALMDPKYIEVWGKFTPRGGISIDPYVNYGQAGTRWQEIAFNRLANHDLYPEKIDNR, from the coding sequence ATGACCAACAAATCTCCGATTACTTTATTGGGTAATCAATCTGTACACTATCCTACCCACTATTCGCCGGATATACTGGAAACATTTGAGAATAAACATGGTGATAATGATTACTTTGTTAAATTCAACTGTCCAGAATTTTCCAGTCTTTGCCCGATTACCGGACAACCTGATTTTGCGGCGATTTATATCTCTTATGTTCCAAACATCTATATGGTTGAAAGCAAATCGCTAAAACTCTATTTATTTAGTTTTCGCAATCAAGGTGATTTTCATGAGGATTGTATCAATAAAATCATGAAAGATTTAATTGCGTTGATGGATCCTAAGTATATCGAGGTATGGGGTAAATTTACCCCAAGAGGGGGGATCTCAATCGATCCTTATGTGAATTATGGTCAAGCTGGCACAAGGTGGCAAGAGATCGCTTTCAATCGTCTGGCTAATCATGATCTCTATCCTGAGAAAATTGATAATCGTTAA
- the queC gene encoding 7-cyano-7-deazaguanine synthase QueC, with translation MISILRKLIIVKLKDRLMQKNKALVIFSGGQDSTTCLIQAIADYQRENVQTITFDYGQRHHIELEKAAYIARDLGVSQRVINTSVIAQTTHNALLDASMPILHSQDQAYPNTFVDGRNALFLLLAASYAKTQQIHDMIIGVCETDFSGYPDCRDIFIKSMNVTLNLAMDYSFNIKTPLMYLTKVQTWQLADQLGYLDYINQNTHTCYQGVAGGCGECPSCQLRQTSLAIYLANKMGSLTP, from the coding sequence ATGATCTCTATCCTGAGAAAATTGATAATCGTTAAGCTTAAGGATAGATTAATGCAAAAAAATAAAGCCTTGGTGATTTTTTCTGGAGGCCAAGATTCAACGACCTGTTTAATTCAGGCAATCGCTGATTATCAGCGCGAGAATGTTCAGACCATTACCTTTGATTATGGCCAGCGGCACCATATCGAACTAGAAAAAGCGGCCTATATTGCCCGGGATCTTGGCGTCTCACAAAGGGTGATTAATACCTCGGTCATTGCGCAGACAACGCATAATGCTTTGCTCGATGCGTCGATGCCAATCCTTCATTCGCAAGATCAGGCTTATCCAAATACTTTTGTCGATGGACGTAATGCCTTATTTCTGTTACTGGCCGCCTCTTATGCGAAAACCCAGCAGATTCACGATATGATTATTGGCGTCTGTGAAACCGATTTTAGCGGTTATCCCGATTGTCGTGATATCTTTATTAAATCCATGAATGTGACGTTGAATTTAGCGATGGACTATTCATTCAATATTAAAACGCCCTTAATGTATTTAACTAAAGTGCAGACTTGGCAGCTGGCCGATCAGCTCGGTTATTTAGATTATATCAACCAAAACACGCATACCTGTTATCAAGGTGTTGCGGGGGGCTGTGGTGAATGTCCAAGTTGCCAGTTACGCCAAACTAGTTTAGCCATTTATTTAGCCAATAAAATGGGTTCCCTAACCCCATAA
- a CDS encoding 7-cyano-7-deazaguanine/7-aminomethyl-7-deazaguanine transporter — protein sequence MYTFTTQQRHHALYLLAFFHIVIIASSNYLVQIPFTILGFNTTWGAFTFPFIFLTTDLTIRIFGASLARKIIFVVMMPALLLSYLISVLFFEGVWTGFGAVVVFNLFVARIALASFAAYAIGQLMDITIFNYLRQNMRWWIAPSAAAIFGNMIDTIVFFSIAFYRSDDPFMANHWIEIATIDYSFKILICALFFLPLYGVLLNILLKKLTK from the coding sequence ATGTATACTTTTACTACCCAGCAACGCCATCACGCTTTATATTTATTAGCTTTTTTTCATATTGTGATTATTGCTTCCAGTAATTATTTAGTGCAGATTCCCTTTACGATATTGGGATTTAATACCACTTGGGGAGCATTCACATTCCCGTTTATCTTTTTAACTACCGATTTGACGATTCGTATTTTTGGTGCTAGTTTGGCGCGAAAAATTATTTTTGTCGTCATGATGCCTGCTTTATTACTCTCTTATTTGATCTCAGTACTCTTTTTTGAAGGTGTCTGGACTGGGTTCGGTGCTGTCGTCGTATTTAATCTGTTTGTGGCCAGAATTGCACTGGCGAGCTTTGCTGCTTATGCTATTGGCCAGTTAATGGATATTACCATCTTTAACTATTTACGTCAGAATATGCGTTGGTGGATTGCGCCTTCTGCGGCGGCTATTTTTGGTAATATGATCGATACCATAGTATTTTTTAGCATTGCTTTTTATCGCAGTGATGATCCGTTTATGGCAAATCATTGGATTGAAATTGCCACGATTGATTATAGTTTTAAGATATTAATATGTGCGCTGTTTTTCTTGCCGCTTTATGGGGTTCTACTGAATATTTTACTGAAGAAATTGACTAAGTAA
- the fis gene encoding DNA-binding transcriptional regulator Fis, with amino-acid sequence MSEIRVTADALKFTTVNSQDQITQKPLRDSVKQALRNYLSQLNGQDPTDLYELVLAEVEHPFLDMVMQYTRGNQTRAANMLGINRGTLRKKLKQYGMS; translated from the coding sequence ATGTCAGAAATACGCGTTACAGCAGATGCTTTGAAATTCACTACTGTAAACTCTCAGGATCAAATTACTCAAAAGCCATTAAGAGATTCAGTTAAACAAGCTTTAAGAAACTATTTGTCACAACTAAATGGTCAAGATCCAACTGATCTTTACGAATTAGTTTTAGCTGAAGTTGAGCACCCTTTCCTTGATATGGTCATGCAATATACTCGTGGTAACCAAACACGTGCAGCAAACATGTTAGGTATCAACCGTGGTACGTTACGTAAAAAACTTAAACAGTATGGCATGAGCTAA
- the dusB gene encoding tRNA dihydrouridine synthase DusB, whose translation MSAVNIKIGNLELKSRLIAAPMAGISDRAFRSLCCQMGAAMAVSEMLLANPDLWHTDKSALRMASKDENHIRAVQIVGADPQEMANAAQLCAASGAQLIDINMGCPAKKVNKKLAGSALLQYPILVEQILSTVVKSVDIPVTLKIRTGWNKDNINCLEIAKIAEGSGISALTIHGRTRACLFNGEAEYDSIRSVKQHINIPVIANGDITSPEKAKAVLEYTGADGLMIGRCAQGNPWIFEQIEYYLRHGKLLQKKSLIEKAPLINDHVRALHNLYGEYKGLRIARKHVSWYLQDYAQSEQFRRLFNAIDNAEQQFIALEAFFSTTHLSQKS comes from the coding sequence ATGTCAGCCGTTAATATCAAGATTGGTAATTTAGAATTAAAGAGCCGATTAATTGCGGCGCCGATGGCTGGAATTAGTGACAGAGCATTTCGCAGTTTATGCTGCCAAATGGGCGCAGCAATGGCAGTATCAGAAATGCTGTTGGCTAATCCAGATCTCTGGCATACCGATAAATCTGCGCTTAGAATGGCGTCAAAAGACGAAAACCATATTCGGGCCGTACAGATTGTTGGTGCTGACCCACAGGAGATGGCGAACGCAGCGCAGCTGTGCGCTGCAAGTGGCGCACAACTCATTGATATTAATATGGGATGTCCCGCAAAAAAAGTGAATAAAAAACTAGCAGGTTCTGCATTACTGCAATATCCTATACTAGTGGAACAAATTTTGAGCACTGTGGTAAAATCTGTTGATATACCTGTGACATTAAAAATTCGTACGGGATGGAATAAAGACAATATTAATTGTCTTGAAATTGCTAAGATTGCCGAAGGTTCAGGTATCTCAGCATTAACTATCCATGGACGCACACGCGCCTGTTTATTTAATGGTGAGGCGGAATATGATTCGATCCGAAGCGTGAAGCAGCACATCAATATACCGGTCATTGCTAATGGTGATATTACTTCGCCAGAAAAAGCCAAAGCAGTGCTTGAGTATACGGGTGCGGATGGTCTGATGATAGGCCGTTGCGCTCAAGGTAATCCTTGGATCTTTGAGCAAATCGAGTATTACCTGCGACATGGGAAGTTGCTACAAAAAAAATCGCTAATAGAGAAAGCTCCACTAATCAACGATCATGTGCGAGCTTTACATAATCTGTACGGTGAATATAAAGGATTAAGAATTGCTCGCAAGCATGTTAGTTGGTATTTACAGGACTATGCCCAGAGCGAACAATTTAGGCGCTTATTTAATGCTATTGATAATGCCGAGCAGCAATTTATAGCATTAGAAGCATTTTTTAGTACAACACATTTATCACAAAAGAGTTAA
- the prmA gene encoding 50S ribosomal protein L11 methyltransferase, producing MPWIQIKINTTDQSAEALSDCLTELGALSVTFQDTYDTPIFEPLPGETRLWGNTDVIGLFDAQTDTDMVIAALHNTPLFHSQTHYKIEQLEDKDWEREWMDNFHPLKFGQRLWICPSWREIPEPDAVNVMLDPGLAFGTGTHPTTAMCLSWLDSLDLTGKTIIDYGCGSGILAIAALKLGAISAIGVDIDPQALQASQANAERNHVDDRLTLLLAKDLTDDIQADIVVANILAGPLKELAPQIIQRVNPHGLLGLSGILATQASSVSAAYQDDFTIDEVVELEEWCRITGKKLS from the coding sequence ATGCCTTGGATTCAAATCAAGATAAATACCACCGATCAATCAGCTGAAGCGTTAAGTGACTGCTTAACTGAATTAGGCGCATTATCGGTCACCTTTCAAGATACCTATGATACGCCGATTTTTGAACCATTACCGGGTGAAACCAGATTATGGGGCAATACCGATGTGATCGGTTTATTTGATGCGCAGACAGATACCGATATGGTAATCGCTGCTTTACACAATACCCCATTATTTCATTCGCAAACCCATTATAAAATCGAGCAATTGGAAGATAAAGATTGGGAACGTGAGTGGATGGATAACTTTCATCCCCTTAAATTTGGCCAACGTTTATGGATTTGTCCTAGCTGGCGTGAAATTCCTGAGCCTGATGCGGTAAATGTCATGCTTGATCCTGGACTTGCCTTTGGTACTGGCACCCATCCAACTACCGCGATGTGTTTAAGCTGGTTAGACAGTTTAGATTTGACAGGAAAAACGATTATCGATTACGGATGCGGCTCAGGTATTTTAGCGATTGCGGCATTAAAATTAGGAGCTATAAGTGCAATTGGTGTTGATATTGATCCACAGGCACTACAAGCAAGTCAGGCAAATGCTGAACGTAATCATGTTGATGATAGACTCACGCTACTGTTAGCCAAAGATTTAACCGATGATATTCAGGCTGATATCGTCGTGGCCAATATCTTAGCCGGACCATTAAAAGAGCTGGCTCCACAAATAATCCAACGCGTCAATCCTCACGGTCTATTAGGACTATCGGGTATCTTAGCCACACAAGCCAGCAGTGTCAGTGCTGCCTATCAAGACGATTTTACGATTGATGAGGTTGTTGAGCTAGAAGAGTGGTGCAGAATTACCGGTAAAAAATTAAGCTGA
- the panF gene encoding sodium/pantothenate symporter has protein sequence MTMHTEIIIPLVLYLLFVFALSGYAYFKRQSVNQFTEYFIGNRTMGGFLLAMTLAATYISASSFIGGPGAAYKFGLGWVLLAMIQVPTILLSLGILGKKFAILARQYNAITLSDMLYAHYKSHLIVWFSSIAIIVAFVGAMTVQFVGGAYLLETAAGIPYKIGLFVFGIGTVLYTAFGGFKASILNDAFQGIVMLVGAILLLTAIIYAGGGVTQTVQTLKAIDPALLTPTGPNNFMDFPFMISFWVLVCFGVVGLPHTAIRCMAYKDSKALHRAIIIGTIVIAVIMLTMHLAGALGRVILPELTVPDQVVPQLIIKVLPPFAAGIFLAAPLAAIMSTINAQLLQVSSVMIKDLLLRAVPENKMSDKTLTRLSVTITFLFGALLILTAWHPPEMIIWLNLLAFGGLEAVFLWPLVLGLYWKKANACGALSSMICGALSYTLLASFDIKLLNLHPIIPALIIGLITFWIGNQFSKTAR, from the coding sequence ATGACTATGCATACTGAAATTATTATACCACTGGTACTCTATTTATTATTCGTCTTCGCCTTATCAGGCTACGCTTATTTTAAGCGTCAATCCGTCAACCAGTTTACCGAATATTTTATTGGTAATCGCACAATGGGTGGCTTTTTATTAGCGATGACCTTAGCCGCGACTTATATTAGTGCTAGTTCCTTTATCGGTGGCCCTGGCGCCGCTTATAAATTTGGCTTAGGTTGGGTATTACTCGCCATGATACAGGTGCCAACTATTTTATTATCACTGGGTATCTTAGGTAAAAAATTTGCGATTCTGGCACGTCAATATAATGCGATCACCCTCAGCGATATGCTCTATGCGCATTATAAAAGTCATCTGATTGTCTGGTTTTCCAGTATTGCGATTATTGTCGCCTTTGTCGGTGCGATGACAGTTCAATTTGTGGGTGGCGCTTATTTACTTGAAACCGCTGCCGGTATTCCCTATAAAATCGGTCTCTTTGTTTTCGGTATTGGCACAGTACTCTATACCGCATTTGGTGGTTTTAAAGCCAGTATTCTCAATGACGCCTTTCAAGGCATTGTCATGTTAGTCGGCGCCATTCTACTCTTAACGGCGATTATTTACGCCGGTGGTGGAGTGACTCAAACCGTACAAACATTAAAAGCGATAGATCCCGCCTTACTTACGCCAACCGGTCCCAATAATTTTATGGATTTTCCATTCATGATCTCATTTTGGGTGTTAGTCTGTTTTGGTGTCGTCGGACTACCGCATACAGCTATTCGGTGTATGGCATATAAAGATAGTAAAGCGCTACACCGCGCAATTATTATTGGTACGATCGTTATCGCAGTGATTATGCTCACCATGCACTTAGCCGGTGCGCTTGGGCGCGTGATTTTACCCGAACTAACCGTGCCAGATCAAGTGGTTCCCCAGTTAATTATCAAAGTATTACCGCCCTTTGCCGCAGGCATTTTTTTAGCCGCGCCCCTGGCGGCAATTATGTCAACCATTAATGCGCAACTACTACAAGTGTCATCGGTGATGATTAAAGATCTGCTGTTAAGAGCGGTGCCCGAAAATAAAATGAGCGATAAGACCTTAACCCGATTATCAGTAACGATTACCTTTCTCTTTGGTGCACTGTTGATTCTTACCGCATGGCATCCACCTGAGATGATTATCTGGTTAAATCTGCTGGCATTTGGTGGACTAGAAGCCGTCTTCTTATGGCCACTGGTACTTGGCTTATACTGGAAAAAAGCCAACGCTTGCGGTGCGCTAAGTTCCATGATCTGTGGCGCACTAAGTTATACACTTTTAGCCAGCTTTGATATAAAATTGCTCAATTTGCACCCAATAATCCCCGCCTTGATTATTGGACTTATCACCTTTTGGATTGGTAACCAATTCAGTAAAACAGCGAGATAA
- a CDS encoding DUF997 family protein: protein MDKRFIQANKEAKLSLILTLIYLTAWLVSAYLLGNTSGLFGLPLWFEVSCLFLPIGFILLCWLVVKYKFINMLLDAPTKNK from the coding sequence ATGGATAAAAGATTTATACAAGCCAATAAAGAAGCAAAGCTCTCACTCATTCTGACCCTCATCTACCTGACTGCTTGGTTGGTTTCAGCCTATTTACTGGGGAATACATCTGGACTGTTTGGTCTCCCGCTCTGGTTTGAAGTCTCGTGTCTGTTTTTACCTATTGGCTTTATTTTACTCTGTTGGCTGGTGGTAAAATATAAGTTTATTAACATGTTACTCGACGCTCCGACTAAAAACAAATAA
- a CDS encoding alternative ribosome-rescue factor A, giving the protein MGQYQHKKGIIKENAIEALLHDLLFRQRIEKNRKGKGSYQRKAKHVKSTTREASDKPMCSHLLSLAF; this is encoded by the coding sequence ATGGGTCAATATCAACATAAAAAAGGGATCATAAAAGAGAATGCTATTGAGGCATTACTACATGATCTGCTATTTCGGCAGCGTATAGAAAAAAATCGCAAAGGCAAAGGAAGCTATCAACGCAAAGCTAAACACGTAAAAAGCACCACGAGGGAGGCAAGCGATAAGCCGATGTGTTCACATCTCTTATCACTTGCCTTCTGA
- the rplM gene encoding 50S ribosomal protein L13: protein MKTFSAKPETVKRDWYVVDATGKTLGRLATEIASRLRGKHKPEYTPHVDTGDYIIVLNAEKVAVTGRKRTDKMYYRYTGYIGGLKEATFNEMIERHPEQVIEIAVKGMLPKGPLGRAMYRKLKVYAGSEHNHAAQQPQVLDI, encoded by the coding sequence ATGAAAACTTTTTCAGCTAAACCAGAAACTGTAAAACGTGACTGGTATGTTGTTGATGCGACAGGTAAAACTTTAGGTCGTTTAGCAACTGAAATCGCAAGCCGTTTACGCGGTAAGCATAAACCAGAATATACTCCACATGTTGATACCGGTGATTACATTATCGTTCTTAACGCAGAGAAAGTAGCTGTAACAGGCAGAAAGCGTACTGATAAAATGTATTACCGTTATACTGGATATATTGGTGGTCTTAAAGAGGCAACTTTTAACGAGATGATCGAACGTCATCCTGAACAAGTTATTGAGATTGCTGTAAAAGGCATGTTGCCAAAAGGTCCTCTTGGTCGTGCAATGTATCGTAAATTAAAAGTTTACGCAGGTAGCGAACACAATCACGCGGCGCAACAACCGCAAGTATTGGATATTTAA
- the rpsI gene encoding 30S ribosomal protein S9, translating to MAENQYYGTGRRKSSSARVFIKPGSGSIVINQRSLEQYFGRDTARMVVMQPLELVEMTGKLDLYITVTGGGISGQAGAIRHGITRALMEYDETLRPTLRQAGFVTRDARKVERKKVGLRKARRRPQFSKR from the coding sequence ATGGCTGAGAATCAATATTACGGTACAGGTCGCCGAAAAAGTTCATCTGCTCGTGTATTTATTAAACCGGGTAGTGGTAGTATCGTTATCAATCAACGTAGCTTAGAGCAATACTTCGGCCGAGATACGGCACGTATGGTTGTTATGCAACCGCTTGAGTTAGTTGAAATGACAGGTAAACTTGATTTATATATTACCGTAACGGGTGGTGGTATTTCAGGTCAAGCAGGTGCGATTCGCCACGGTATTACTCGTGCGTTGATGGAATATGATGAAACATTGCGCCCAACATTACGTCAAGCCGGGTTTGTTACTCGAGATGCACGTAAAGTTGAACGTAAGAAAGTGGGTCTACGTAAAGCACGTCGTCGTCCACAATTCTCTAAACGTTAA
- the sspA gene encoding stringent starvation protein SspA — MAVAVNKRSVMTLFSDTSSIYSHQIRLVLAEKGVTVEVELVEPNNLPQELLDLNPYGTIPTLIDRDLTLFEPHIALEYLDERFPHPPLMPVYPIARAQARLVMFRVRREWYTAYETIIKAPNSPEAANARKTLQDDLTAISALFKEKPYFMSEDFSLNDCYMAPLLWRLPLLDLTLPKVAEKNLLPYMARLFERHSFIESLTDDEKKIRA; from the coding sequence ATGGCTGTTGCTGTTAATAAACGTTCTGTTATGACGCTTTTTTCAGATACGAGTAGTATATATAGTCACCAGATTCGCTTAGTGCTAGCAGAAAAAGGTGTCACAGTTGAGGTCGAGCTAGTCGAACCCAATAACTTACCACAAGAGTTACTTGATCTAAATCCATATGGAACCATTCCAACGTTGATTGATCGCGACTTAACTTTGTTTGAGCCACATATCGCATTAGAATATCTAGATGAACGTTTTCCTCATCCCCCACTTATGCCTGTTTATCCCATTGCCAGAGCGCAGGCTCGTTTAGTGATGTTTCGTGTTCGTCGTGAATGGTACACAGCTTATGAAACGATTATTAAAGCACCCAACTCACCTGAAGCTGCCAATGCACGCAAAACATTACAGGACGATTTAACCGCTATCTCTGCGCTGTTTAAAGAGAAACCTTATTTTATGAGCGAGGATTTTAGCCTAAATGATTGTTATATGGCACCGCTTTTATGGCGTTTACCATTGCTTGATTTGACTTTACCTAAAGTGGCTGAGAAAAATCTACTGCCTTATATGGCGCGTTTATTTGAACGTCATTCATTTATTGAATCGTTAACTGATGATGAGAAAAAAATAAGGGCATAG
- a CDS encoding ClpXP protease specificity-enhancing factor — MEFSEEKLLPRRPYLFRAFYDWILDNELTPLVVVDATKEGVDVPAEYIADDKIVLNIAPHSVGQYLMNNDGITFSARFNGVLRQINVPMAAIEAIYARENSAGLGFAPEPQYETQSNTPSAASAESLPAEKKKTEKTAGPTFRVVK, encoded by the coding sequence ATGGAATTTTCTGAAGAAAAGTTATTACCAAGACGACCTTACTTATTTCGTGCTTTTTATGACTGGATTTTAGATAATGAATTAACACCTTTGGTCGTGGTTGATGCGACAAAAGAGGGGGTTGATGTCCCGGCTGAATACATTGCGGATGATAAAATCGTTCTGAATATTGCTCCTCACTCAGTGGGTCAATATTTGATGAATAATGATGGTATCACTTTTAGCGCGAGATTTAATGGGGTTTTGCGGCAAATTAATGTGCCGATGGCCGCTATTGAAGCTATCTATGCGCGAGAAAATAGCGCAGGATTAGGTTTTGCGCCAGAGCCGCAATATGAAACCCAGTCGAATACCCCATCGGCTGCATCAGCGGAATCGTTACCCGCAGAAAAGAAAAAGACTGAGAAGACCGCTGGCCCAACATTTAGGGTCGTGAAATAG
- the crcB gene encoding fluoride efflux transporter CrcB: MDDVGVKIKMILIMVALGGAVGSILRYLTSVWAVQYLGSAFPYGTLIVNVIGSFFIGLVLAMLETNILVSPHWRPLIMVGILGGFTTFSSFSLDTLNLLIQAQYLKAGLYLLLNVVLGLIAVSIGYFMLKH; this comes from the coding sequence ATGGATGATGTTGGAGTAAAAATAAAAATGATATTGATTATGGTTGCTTTGGGTGGCGCCGTCGGCTCTATTTTACGCTACCTCACCTCAGTTTGGGCAGTGCAGTACCTTGGCAGTGCTTTTCCCTATGGCACGTTGATCGTCAATGTTATCGGCTCATTTTTTATTGGTTTAGTGCTAGCTATGTTAGAAACCAATATACTGGTTTCACCTCATTGGAGGCCGCTAATTATGGTCGGTATCTTAGGCGGTTTTACCACTTTTTCTTCATTCTCTTTAGATACGTTAAATCTATTAATCCAGGCGCAATATCTTAAAGCAGGATTATATCTATTGTTAAATGTCGTATTAGGATTAATTGCCGTTTCAATTGGTTATTTTATGTTGAAACATTAA
- the pepT gene encoding peptidase T — protein MISKQLTERFFRYVSIASQSDAAATQVPSTTGQRKLATQLASELTEIGLNDIYIDEHSVLTAHFKGQKTQAPTIGFVAHLDTVDVGLSASIKPQVLHFTGQDLCLNPAQDIWLKVSEHPEIFPYQGDEIIVSDGTSVLGADNKAAISVIMTLMARLIANPTEFGDIYIAFVPDEEIGLRGAKLMDLNRFPVDFAYTIDCCQLGEIVYETFNAASAAIHIKGVTAHPMSAKNVLVNPIQVMHDFISCFDKHDTPEHTELREGYFYFTQLQANADSANIKMSIRDFDKNSYLARKQAIGEAVKKVQEQYPKAKISYQIVDVYSNIHDALSEDKTAIELIFSAMKTLAIEPKVIAMRGGTDGSALSTRGIFTPNYFTGAHNFHSCFEFLPMQSFLKSYLVTEKICQLAGRLVIK, from the coding sequence ATGATCAGTAAACAGTTAACCGAGCGTTTCTTTCGATACGTGAGTATCGCCTCACAAAGTGATGCGGCAGCGACACAGGTGCCAAGTACTACAGGGCAACGAAAATTAGCCACACAACTCGCCAGTGAGCTCACTGAAATCGGCTTAAACGATATTTATATCGATGAGCATAGTGTGCTGACCGCCCATTTTAAAGGTCAAAAAACACAAGCGCCCACAATCGGCTTTGTAGCTCATCTTGATACGGTTGATGTCGGATTATCTGCCAGCATCAAACCACAAGTATTGCACTTTACCGGCCAAGATCTCTGTTTAAATCCCGCACAAGATATCTGGCTTAAGGTTTCCGAACATCCTGAAATTTTCCCCTATCAAGGTGATGAGATTATTGTTAGTGATGGTACCAGTGTGCTTGGCGCAGACAATAAAGCCGCGATTAGTGTCATCATGACATTGATGGCAAGATTAATAGCAAATCCCACTGAATTTGGCGATATCTATATCGCTTTTGTCCCTGATGAAGAGATCGGTTTACGTGGTGCCAAATTGATGGATTTAAATCGATTCCCAGTTGATTTTGCTTACACGATTGATTGCTGCCAGTTAGGTGAAATAGTGTATGAAACATTTAATGCCGCTTCCGCCGCTATTCATATTAAAGGGGTAACCGCGCATCCGATGTCAGCAAAAAATGTTTTAGTCAACCCAATCCAGGTGATGCATGATTTTATCAGTTGTTTTGATAAACACGATACGCCGGAACATACTGAACTTCGTGAGGGCTATTTCTACTTTACCCAGCTACAAGCTAATGCCGATAGTGCTAATATCAAGATGTCAATCCGAGACTTTGATAAAAATAGTTATCTCGCTCGCAAACAGGCCATTGGTGAAGCGGTAAAAAAAGTACAGGAACAATATCCAAAGGCAAAAATCAGTTATCAAATTGTCGATGTTTACAGCAATATCCATGATGCATTAAGTGAAGATAAAACCGCCATAGAACTGATTTTCAGCGCCATGAAAACCTTAGCGATTGAACCTAAAGTCATCGCAATGCGAGGCGGGACTGATGGCTCAGCACTATCAACTCGTGGTATTTTCACGCCAAACTACTTTACCGGCGCGCATAATTTTCACTCCTGTTTTGAGTTTTTACCGATGCAATCTTTTCTCAAAAGCTATCTTGTGACCGAAAAAATCTGCCAGCTGGCTGGTCGTTTAGTCATAAAATAG